The following proteins come from a genomic window of Mariniflexile sp. TRM1-10:
- a CDS encoding GntR family transcriptional regulator, whose amino-acid sequence MQLKRIIIFANQNRTEQLMFFDLNFNSEIPKYQQLVNAINDALANNTLSSGDALPSVNAICSDYKLSRDTVFKAYSILKENGVVESVPNKGYFVANDTRKVLLVLDTFKAYKEVLYHAFVNNLPKKVIVDVQFHHYNINNFKTILNNSKGKYFKYVVMTFDHKEVPSVLSDFDNDKLLLIDWNVYSKASNNYVFQDFGSAFYDALKEAIEPFKKYKKLVFVYPTFTKHPTESVAYFKQFCETKKFKYKIVTDPADFNVVKGEAYISVSDRILGTFLEQCRANNFEPGTDVGFLSYNETPMKKFIYKGISVVSTDFKALGGKAAEFINQETSIQTYIPTKLILRESL is encoded by the coding sequence TTGCAGTTAAAAAGAATTATTATATTTGCAAACCAGAACAGAACAGAACAGTTGATGTTTTTTGATTTAAATTTCAATAGCGAGATACCTAAGTATCAGCAATTAGTGAATGCCATTAATGACGCACTTGCTAATAATACGCTGTCTAGTGGTGATGCATTACCTTCGGTCAATGCTATTTGCAGCGACTATAAATTATCTAGAGATACCGTTTTTAAAGCCTATTCTATTTTAAAAGAAAATGGGGTTGTGGAATCTGTACCTAATAAAGGATATTTTGTGGCTAATGATACCAGAAAGGTGCTTTTGGTTTTAGATACCTTTAAAGCCTATAAAGAGGTTTTATACCATGCATTTGTTAATAATTTACCCAAAAAAGTTATTGTAGATGTGCAATTCCATCATTATAACATCAACAATTTCAAAACCATTTTAAATAACAGTAAAGGGAAGTATTTTAAATATGTCGTGATGACTTTCGACCATAAAGAGGTGCCAAGCGTCTTGTCTGATTTTGATAATGACAAACTGTTGTTAATCGATTGGAACGTCTATTCAAAAGCATCAAACAACTATGTGTTTCAAGATTTTGGAAGCGCATTTTACGACGCCTTAAAAGAAGCTATTGAACCTTTTAAAAAATATAAAAAACTGGTTTTTGTATATCCAACATTCACCAAGCATCCAACAGAATCGGTTGCTTACTTTAAACAATTTTGTGAAACCAAAAAGTTTAAATATAAAATCGTCACAGATCCTGCTGATTTTAACGTTGTAAAAGGAGAAGCCTACATAAGTGTGAGTGATAGAATACTCGGAACTTTTTTAGAACAATGCAGAGCCAACAATTTTGAACCAGGTACCGATGTAGGCTTCTTGTCTTATAATGAAACCCCGATGAAAAAATTCATTTATAAAGGCATTTCGGTAGTTTCAACCGATTTTAAAGCACTGGGTGGTAAAGCTGCAGAGTTTATTAATCAAGAAACGTCAATACAAACATATATACCAACTAAATTAATATTAAGAGAATCATTATAA
- a CDS encoding xylulokinase: MYYLGLDIGSSSIKAALVEVASGKSLGVVQEPEQEMSMFAQKNGWAEQKPNDWWQHACKAIAKLKKQHNISRTQIKGIGISYQMHGLVIVDKDGNPLRKSIIWCDSRAVETGNKAFQEIGEDTCASNLLNSPANFTASKLKWVKDNEPEVYKNIYKFMLPGDYIAYKFSNKINTTISGLSEGIFWDFKKDNIADFLLEHYGIDKALVPDIVDTFGVQSVVDAKGEEESGVAAGTPIYYRAGDQPNNALSLNVFNPGEVAATGGTSGVFYAVTNSLSAKESARVNNFAHVNYTKGADARIGKLLCINGAGIQYRWLLNNLAVSSYEEMNALASEIPIGSDGVCLIPFGNGAERMLNNKEIGTRIVNLNLNNHHKGHMCRAALEGIAFSFVYGMEILKSDGIKPTVIRAGNDNLFRSEIFANTVATLIEQEIEIYNTTGAIGAARAANLHKGDFESFGKAIIDNDHVMTFMPFKDKTAYQEAYNNWKTELEIILFNRQ; the protein is encoded by the coding sequence ATGTACTATTTAGGATTAGACATAGGAAGTTCTTCTATAAAAGCAGCACTTGTTGAGGTGGCATCAGGCAAAAGCTTGGGAGTTGTGCAAGAACCCGAACAAGAAATGAGCATGTTCGCCCAAAAAAATGGATGGGCAGAACAAAAGCCAAACGATTGGTGGCAACATGCCTGTAAAGCCATCGCCAAATTGAAAAAACAGCATAACATATCAAGAACTCAAATAAAAGGCATAGGTATTTCGTACCAAATGCATGGTTTGGTTATTGTTGATAAAGATGGAAATCCACTTCGTAAAAGTATTATTTGGTGCGATAGTAGAGCCGTAGAGACAGGAAATAAGGCTTTTCAAGAAATAGGAGAAGACACATGTGCTTCAAACCTATTAAATTCTCCCGCCAATTTCACGGCTTCAAAATTAAAATGGGTAAAAGATAACGAACCTGAGGTTTATAAAAATATTTATAAGTTCATGCTCCCCGGCGATTATATTGCTTATAAATTTTCAAACAAAATAAACACTACCATTTCAGGACTGTCAGAAGGCATTTTTTGGGATTTTAAAAAAGATAACATTGCAGATTTCCTTTTAGAACATTACGGTATCGATAAAGCCTTAGTGCCCGATATTGTAGATACATTCGGCGTACAATCGGTAGTCGATGCAAAAGGTGAAGAAGAAAGTGGCGTAGCAGCAGGAACGCCTATTTATTATAGAGCAGGTGACCAGCCAAACAATGCGTTATCGTTAAACGTGTTTAACCCAGGTGAAGTAGCCGCAACAGGTGGTACATCAGGCGTGTTTTATGCTGTAACCAATAGCTTATCGGCTAAAGAAAGTGCGCGTGTAAACAATTTTGCCCATGTAAATTATACCAAAGGAGCCGATGCAAGAATAGGAAAACTGTTATGTATCAACGGCGCAGGTATCCAATACCGTTGGTTGCTCAATAATTTAGCGGTTAGTTCTTATGAAGAAATGAATGCATTGGCTTCAGAAATTCCTATTGGATCAGATGGTGTTTGTTTGATTCCATTTGGAAATGGCGCCGAACGCATGCTTAACAACAAAGAAATTGGCACTAGAATAGTTAACTTAAACCTAAACAACCACCACAAAGGGCACATGTGTCGAGCTGCTTTAGAGGGTATTGCCTTTTCGTTTGTGTATGGTATGGAAATTTTAAAATCCGATGGCATCAAACCTACCGTTATTCGTGCAGGAAACGACAATTTGTTCCGTTCAGAAATATTCGCCAATACCGTGGCAACCCTTATAGAACAAGAAATTGAAATTTACAACACCACAGGTGCTATTGGTGCCGCACGTGCCGCCAATTTGCACAAAGGCGATTTCGAAAGCTTTGGAAAGGCAATTATTGATAACGATCATGTGATGACTTTTATGCCTTTTAAAGATAAAACAGCGTATCAAGAAGCCTATAACAACTGGAAAACCGAATTAGAAATCATTCTATTTAATAGGCAATAG
- the xylA gene encoding xylose isomerase: MALIGNKEYYKGIGEIKFEGKESDNPLAFKYYNPDQVVAGKTMSEWFKFSVAYWHTFCGQGSDPFGPGTQSFEWDKSSDAVQAAKDKADAAFEFITKMGFGYYCFHDFDLIREGTTFAESESRLATITDYLKQKQADSGVKLLWGTANCFSNPRYMNGASTNPDFNVVARAGGQIKLALDATMALNGENYVFWGGREGYMTLLNTDMGRELDHMGQFLAMCRDYARANGFKGNFFIEPKPMEPSKHQYDFDTATAIGFLKEYGLDKDFKINIEVNHATLAQHTFQHEIETAAKAGMLGSLDANRGDYQNGWDTDQFPNNIQETTEAMLVFLKAGGLQGGGVNFDAKIRRNSTDLEDVFLAHIGGADTFARALLIADKIITSSPYEKLRTARYASFDSGKGKDFENGKLNLQDLYKIAQENGELPLTSGKQELFENIINQYI, encoded by the coding sequence ATGGCATTAATAGGAAACAAAGAATACTACAAAGGTATTGGGGAGATCAAGTTTGAAGGCAAAGAATCAGACAACCCATTAGCATTTAAATACTACAACCCAGACCAAGTGGTGGCAGGCAAAACCATGAGCGAATGGTTTAAGTTTTCGGTAGCGTATTGGCATACGTTCTGCGGACAAGGAAGCGACCCATTTGGGCCAGGAACTCAAAGTTTTGAATGGGATAAATCTTCAGACGCAGTTCAAGCAGCAAAAGACAAAGCCGATGCCGCTTTTGAATTCATTACAAAAATGGGATTTGGATACTACTGCTTCCACGATTTCGATTTGATAAGAGAAGGCACCACATTTGCTGAATCAGAATCTAGATTAGCAACCATTACAGACTATTTAAAGCAAAAACAAGCAGACTCGGGCGTAAAATTACTTTGGGGAACAGCAAATTGTTTTTCAAACCCACGCTATATGAATGGTGCTTCAACCAATCCAGATTTTAATGTGGTTGCAAGAGCAGGAGGGCAAATAAAATTAGCCTTAGATGCTACGATGGCATTAAACGGAGAGAACTATGTGTTCTGGGGTGGTCGTGAAGGTTATATGACACTTTTAAATACCGATATGGGTCGTGAGTTAGACCATATGGGGCAGTTTTTGGCTATGTGTAGAGATTATGCACGTGCAAATGGTTTTAAAGGAAACTTTTTTATCGAGCCAAAACCCATGGAACCATCAAAACACCAATATGATTTTGATACAGCTACAGCGATCGGTTTCTTAAAAGAATATGGTTTGGATAAAGATTTTAAAATAAATATTGAAGTAAATCACGCTACATTAGCACAACACACTTTTCAGCATGAAATTGAAACTGCAGCAAAAGCAGGTATGTTAGGAAGTTTGGATGCCAACCGTGGCGATTACCAAAACGGATGGGATACCGACCAGTTTCCTAACAACATTCAAGAAACTACCGAAGCGATGTTGGTGTTTCTTAAAGCAGGTGGTTTGCAAGGTGGCGGTGTTAATTTTGATGCTAAAATCAGAAGAAATTCTACCGATTTAGAAGATGTGTTTTTAGCACATATTGGCGGTGCAGATACATTTGCTAGAGCGTTGTTAATTGCAGATAAAATCATCACATCTTCACCTTACGAAAAATTAAGAACTGCACGTTATGCATCATTCGATTCTGGTAAAGGAAAAGACTTTGAAAATGGTAAGTTAAACTTACAGGATTTATATAAAATAGCGCAAGAAAATGGCGAGTTACCATTAACAAGTGGGAAACAAGAGTTATTTGAAAATATAATTAACCAATATATTTAA
- a CDS encoding sodium:solute symporter, whose product MKHYFLAMQQSVLENLDWVVLGIYFLALIAVAVWVVLQKNKDTEDYFLAGRNVGWFVIGASIFASNIGSEHVVGLAGTGFESGTPMAHYELHAWIVLLLGWLFLPFYIRSGAFTMPEFLEKRFDSRSRWFLSLFSLVAYVLTKVSVTIYAGGIVVSELLGIPFWYGAIGIVIFTGIYTVVGGMKAVIYTETLQTIILIFGSVVITYLGLQEVGGWAQLRETVTAVSPEHFNMWRPMNDPQFPWTGLLIGGTIVGIWYWCTDQYIVQRTLAANNIKIGRRGAIFGAYLKLLPILIFLVPGIIAFALTIQNPEVFSVEKADRAFPMLVKTLLPVGLKGLVAGGLMAALMSSLASVFNSCSTIFTIDIYKKLYPEKTENVLVRTGKIATGFIVVLGIIWIPIMEKIGGGVMYQYLQNVQSYIAPPVTAVFLLGIIWKRVNSTAAITTLLTGLVLLILRLGSEIYYQPQIVAGESVEGIAYAFATINFAHMAIFMFIFSVFICISVSMMSQAPNYETIKGLAFGTLSEEQKAANKGSYDTIDVVLSILLVLIVVGVLTYFT is encoded by the coding sequence ATGAAACATTACTTTTTAGCTATGCAACAATCGGTTTTGGAAAACCTGGATTGGGTTGTTTTAGGAATTTATTTCCTTGCGCTTATTGCGGTGGCCGTTTGGGTTGTTCTTCAAAAAAACAAAGACACCGAAGATTATTTTTTGGCAGGTAGAAATGTAGGATGGTTTGTAATTGGAGCGTCAATTTTCGCTTCCAATATCGGGTCCGAACACGTCGTAGGACTTGCTGGAACTGGTTTCGAATCGGGTACACCCATGGCTCATTACGAATTACACGCTTGGATAGTTTTGCTTTTAGGATGGCTGTTTTTGCCATTTTATATTAGAAGTGGCGCTTTTACCATGCCCGAGTTTTTAGAAAAACGATTTGATAGTCGGTCTCGATGGTTCTTATCATTGTTCTCATTAGTGGCTTATGTACTTACTAAAGTATCGGTAACTATCTATGCAGGTGGTATTGTGGTTTCAGAGCTTTTAGGCATTCCATTTTGGTATGGTGCTATTGGGATAGTAATTTTCACGGGTATTTATACCGTTGTGGGAGGGATGAAAGCCGTAATTTATACCGAAACACTTCAAACCATTATTTTAATTTTTGGTTCGGTCGTTATCACCTACTTAGGATTGCAAGAAGTAGGGGGTTGGGCGCAATTAAGAGAAACTGTTACTGCGGTAAGTCCGGAACATTTTAATATGTGGCGTCCTATGAACGATCCGCAATTTCCATGGACAGGCTTGCTCATAGGCGGAACGATTGTAGGGATTTGGTATTGGTGTACCGACCAATATATTGTACAGCGTACATTGGCAGCCAATAATATTAAAATAGGCAGGCGTGGAGCGATTTTTGGCGCTTATTTAAAATTACTTCCTATATTAATTTTCTTGGTACCCGGTATTATTGCATTTGCTTTAACTATACAAAATCCAGAGGTGTTTTCGGTAGAGAAAGCCGATAGGGCTTTCCCCATGTTAGTTAAAACGCTATTGCCTGTTGGTTTAAAAGGTTTGGTAGCTGGTGGATTAATGGCAGCTTTAATGAGCTCTTTGGCTTCGGTTTTCAACTCTTGTTCAACTATTTTTACTATTGATATTTATAAAAAACTGTATCCAGAAAAAACCGAAAACGTATTGGTAAGAACAGGTAAAATAGCAACTGGTTTTATTGTAGTCTTAGGTATTATTTGGATACCAATTATGGAAAAAATTGGTGGTGGTGTTATGTACCAGTACCTTCAAAATGTACAATCGTACATTGCGCCCCCAGTAACGGCGGTTTTTCTATTGGGTATTATTTGGAAACGCGTTAATTCAACAGCGGCAATTACAACTTTGTTAACAGGGTTGGTGCTTTTAATTTTAAGGTTAGGAAGTGAAATATACTATCAACCTCAAATTGTAGCAGGTGAATCGGTAGAAGGTATTGCCTATGCATTTGCAACCATTAATTTTGCGCACATGGCTATATTTATGTTTATTTTTTCGGTATTTATTTGTATTTCAGTTAGTATGATGTCGCAAGCACCTAATTATGAAACTATAAAAGGATTAGCATTTGGAACGCTTTCTGAAGAACAAAAAGCAGCTAATAAAGGTAGTTATGATACTATTGATGTTGTTTTGTCTATACTACTGGTTCTTATAGTTGTTGGCGTGCTAACATACTTCACATAG